The following are encoded in a window of Salvelinus fontinalis isolate EN_2023a chromosome 40, ASM2944872v1, whole genome shotgun sequence genomic DNA:
- the LOC129839504 gene encoding zinc finger protein 883-like, whose protein sequence is MNQETSVPSSLSLQPSSPLPLPVTPGRTSPGNTLLLGLKRLSVLLVDCRKTPELRDSPKRHSLSRRGSSSGEAKHHDADEAEKSLSRSEHLKKQQLRPTRKKPHCCSDCGKSYTSKVNLRGHQRIHTGEKPHCCFQCGASLSSASALEGHMRIHTGEKPYQCSECGQRFKDSSGLRLHERKHTGEKPHCCSDCGKRFATSQSLKAHWRIHTGERPFHCSECGKSFKQASALSEHKRIHTGEKPYHCEQCGGSFSSAKLLRIHQRIHTGEKPYQCADCEKSFRLLCMLRRHQLRHTGEKPHQCTECGKRFALKIGLLRHNKVHTGEKGYQCPQCGKKLGSSHSLEQHKRTHTGQKPFHCSHCKLSFATNPALYKHQRIHTGEKPHSCNVCQRRFGRSDHLKIHMQIHTGAKPYHCSKCELSFTNNRSLKEHEVRHTEDKPHCCSQCGASLSSARALEGHMRIHTGEKPYECSECGQKFAHRTSLGTHRRIHTGEKPYHCSDCKKTFPRLGSLKEHKFTHSEKMYHCSQCESSSTSPGALKKHQLIHSVEKPYHCSHCDKSFLRQPSLKQHERSHKGEKPYSCSDCENNFATMATLRIHQRRHTGERPYQCPFPDCGKSFAQACAFKVHKRRHTGEKPHHCDQCGMSFVTSGDLQSHQQTHSKKKPYCCTECGLSFSRSDSLKIHQRVHTGERPYSCSV, encoded by the exons GAAACATCTGtcccgtcctctctctccctccaaccctcctccccCCTACCCCTCCCGGTAACCCCGGGTCGTACCTCTCCCGGTAACACCTTACTGCTGGGTCTGAAGAGGCTGTCTGTGCTGCTGGTCGACTGCAGGAAAACACCAGAGCTAA GGGACAGTCCTAAACGTCACTCTCTCAGTAGAAGGGGCTCGTCATCTGGGGAGGCAAAacatcatgatgctgacgaggcagagaaaaGTCTCTCaagatcagaacacctcaagaaacaacAGCTGAGACCCACAAGGAAGAaacctcactgctgctctgactgtgggaagagttacACCTCTAAAGTAAACCTTAGAGGACACCAGAgaattcacactggagagaaacctcacTGCTGCTTCCAGTGCGGTGCTAGTCTCTCCTCTGCCAGTGCACTGGAAGGACACATGCGGATTCACACTGGAGAAAAACCGTACCAGTGCTCAGAATGTGGGCAGAGATTTAAAGACTCCAGTGGTTTACGGTTACATGAGAGAAAACACACTGGCGAAAAACCACACTGTTGCTCTGACTGCGGGAAGAGATTTGCTACATCACAAAGCTTAAAAGCTCACTGGCGGATTCACACTGGAGAGAGACCGTTCCACTGCTCtgagtgtgggaagagtttcaaaCAAGCTTCAGCACTGTCTGAACACAaacgaatacacacaggagaaaagccttaccactgtgagcAGTGCGGGGGGAGCTTTTCCTCAGCTAAGTTACTCAGAATACATCAGAGgattcacacaggggagaaaccttacCAATGTGCTGACTGTGAGAAAAGCTTCAGACTGTTGTGTATGTTAAGACGTCACCAGCTAAGACATACTGGAGAGAAGCCCCACCAATGTACTGAGTGTGGGAAGAGGTTTGCTCTTAAGATTGGACTCTTGCGACATAACAAAGTGCACACTGGAGAGAAAGGCTACCAATGCCCACAGTGTGGCAAGAAGCTAGGATCATCTCATTCTCTAGAGCAGCATAAgcgaacacacactggacagaaacCCTTCCACTGTTCCCACTGTAAGTTGAGTTTTGCCACTAATCCAGCCCTGTACAAACACCAGAGAATTCACACAGGTGAGAAACCACACAGCTGCAATGTTTGCCAGAGGAGATTTGGACGGTCCGATCACCTGAAAATTCACATGCAAATTCACACAGGAGCAAAGCCATACCACTGCTCTAAGTGCGAGCTGAGTTTCACTAACAACAGATCTCTGAAAGAACATGAGGTCAGACACACAGAAGATAAACCTCACTGCTGCTCCCAGTGCGGTGCTAGTCTCTCCTCTGCCAGGGCACTGGAAGGACACATGCGgattcacactggagagaaaccgtaCGAGTGCTCTGAATGTGGGCAGAAGTTTGCACACAGAACCAGTCTTGGGACACACagaagaatacacacaggagagaaaccttatcaCTGCTCTGACTGCAAGAAGACCTTTCCAAGACTTGGCTCTTTAAAGGAACACAAGTTCACACATTCAGAGAAGATGTACCACTGCTCTCAGTGTGAGTCGAGCAGCACATCGCCAGGCGCATTAAAGAAACACCAGCTTATACACAGTgtagagaagccttaccactgctcccactgTGACAAGAGCTTCCTTCGGCAACCATCTCTCAAACAACACGAGCGTAGTCACAAGGGAGAGAAACCGTACTCTTGTTCAGACTGCGAGAACAACTTTGCCACAATGGCAACCTTGCGAATTCACCAGCgaagacacacaggagagaggccaTACCAATGCCCTTTccctgactgtgggaagagttttgcccAGGCCTGTGCTTTTAAAGTCCACAAGAGAaggcacacaggagagaagccgcaccactgtgatcagtgtgggatgAGTTTTGTCACGTCAGGTGACTTGCAATCTCACCAGCAAACTCACTCCAAAAAGAAGCCATACTGCTGCACAGAGTGTGGACTCAGTTTTTCTAGATCTGATTCCTTAAAGATTCACCAGAGagtccacacaggagagaggccGTACAGCTGCTCAGTGTGA